The following coding sequences lie in one Scatophagus argus isolate fScaArg1 chromosome 9, fScaArg1.pri, whole genome shotgun sequence genomic window:
- the LOC124064732 gene encoding urokinase plasminogen activator surface receptor-like: MHLLTLIFGIVLLPKATTLKCYECLTPGACTNTETDCPSQCGAMRIAAYAGGSKVSDIEVKTCAVAEQCFDASINFGIAKTILTTKCCSSNLCNNQPAPEIPKTTPNGKKCYFCNGQSCTATLNCEGNEDHCITGTVTTGGTKTVMKGCATKQVCSSEVNAQLMGAVGGELSCCQGNYCNSAISTRAGLLLLVVPLISLLMFS, translated from the exons ATGCATCTCCTCACTCTCATCTTTGGGATTGTGCTCCTCCCAAAAG CCACCACTCTGAAATGTTATGAGTGTTTAACTCCCGGagcctgcacaaacacagagactgaCTGCCCTTCTCAGTGTGGTGCGATGAGAATTGCAGCATATGCAG GTGGATCAAAAGTGTCTGATATTGAGGTGAAAACTTGTGCTGTGGCTGAACAGTGTTTTGACGCTTCTATCAACTTTGGAATTGCCAAAACCATACTTACGACCAAGTGCTGCAGCTCCAATCTCTGCAACAACCAACCTGCCCCTG AGATCCCCAAAACCACTCCCAATGGTAAAAAGTGCTATTTCTGCAATGGACAATCATGCACTGCAACTCTAAACTGCGAGGGTAATGAGGACCACTGCATCACAGGAACAG TGACTACAGGGGGAACAAAGACAGTCATGAAGGGCTGTGCCACCAAGCAAGTCTGCTCAAGTGAGGTTAATGCGCAGCTTATGGGGGCCGTTGGAGGAGAACTTAGCTGCTGTCAGGGGAACTACTGCAACAGCGCTATCAGCACCCGTGCTGGCCTCCTGCTCCTGGTGGTGCCGCTGATCTCTTTGCTCATGTTCTCTTAA
- the LOC124064733 gene encoding urokinase plasminogen activator surface receptor-like: MHLLTLIFGIVLLPKATTLKCYECLTPGACTNKETDCPSQCGATRIAEYAGGSKVSDIEVKSCAVAEQCFDGSINFGITKTVFTAKCCSSNLCNNQPAPEIPKTIPNGKKCHFCNGQSCTATLNCEGNEDHCITGTVTTGGTKTVMKGCATKQVCSSEVNVQYMGAAGGELSCCQGNYCNSAISTRAGLLLLVVPLISLLMFS; the protein is encoded by the exons ATGCATCTCCTCACTCTAATCTTTGGGATTGTGCTCCTCCCAAAAG CCACCACTCTGAAATGTTATGAGTGTTTAACTCCCGGAGCCTGCACAAACAAAGAGACTGACTGCCCTTCTCAGTGTGGTGCGACGAGAATTGCAGAATATGCAG gtGGATCAAAAGTGTCTGATATTGAGGTGAAATCTTGTGCTGTGGCTGAACAGTGTTTTGACGGTTCTATCAACTTTGGAATTACCAAAACCGTATTTACGGCCAAGTGCTGCAGCTCCAATCTCTGCAACAACCAACCTGCCCCTG AGATCCCCAAAACCATTCCCAATGGTAAAAAGTGCCATTTCTGCAATGGACAATCATGCACTGCAACTCTAAACTGCGAGGGTAATGAGGACCACTGCATCACAGGAACAG TGACTACAGGGGGAACAAAGACAGTCATGAAGGGCTGTGCCACCAAGCAAGTCTGCTCAAGTGAGGTTAATGTGCAGTATATGGGGGCCGCTGGAGGAGAACTTAGCTGCTGTCAGGGGAACTACTGCAACAGCGCCATCAGCACCCGTGCTGGCCTCCTGCTCCTGGTGGTGCCGCTGATCTCTTTGCTCATGTTCTCTTAA
- the LOC124064731 gene encoding urokinase plasminogen activator surface receptor-like, with amino-acid sequence MHLLTLIFGIVLLPKASTLKCYKCLPGSEGTCTTSEKDCSSLSYQCGARRIISFAGGSKLADIHLKTCLLHEQCVEGSVNFGISRTVITSKCCTSNLCNIENAPEPTKSIPNGRKCYHCGRLTCKATLNCEGSEDHCITKTVTVRGEKTIVKGCASSQVCSTEYNAQFRQAIGGELSCCQGDYCNSAISTRAGLLLLVAPLVSLLMFS; translated from the exons ATGCATCTCCTCACTCTCATCTTTGGGATTGTGCTCCTCCCAAAAG CCTCCACCCTGAAATGTTATAAGTGTTTACCGGGAAGCGAGGGAACCTGCACGACCTCAGAAAAAGACTGTTCCTCACTGAGTTATCAGTGTGGTGCAAGGAGAATCATTTCTTTTGCAG GTGGCTCAAAACTTGCTGATATCCACCTGAAAACTTGTCTTTTGCATGAACAGTGTGTTGAAGGCTCAGTCAACTTTGGGATTTCCAGAACAGTAATAACCAGCAAGTGTTGCACGTCCAATCTCTGCAACATTGAAAATGCCCCTG AGCCCACCAAATCCATTCCCAATGGTAGAAAGTGCTATCATTGTGGTAGACTAACGTGCAAAGCAACTCTAAACTGCGAAGGTAGCGAGGACCACTGCATCACAAAAACAG tGACTGTAAGGGGAGAAAAGACAATCGTAAAGGGCTGTGCCTCCAGTCAGGTGTGTTCGACTGAGTATAATGCCCAGTTTAGACAAGCCATTGGAGGAGAACTTAGCTGCTGTCAAGGGGACTACTGCAACAGCGCCATCAGCACCCGTGCCGGCCTCCTGCTCCTGGTGGCACCGCTGGTCTCTTTGCTCATGTTTTCTTAA
- the LOC124064705 gene encoding uncharacterized protein LOC124064705, producing MSGFSHLLLSFCILGYIFCSSNAWNVKMQRNIKGLVGSCLVIPCSFDYYQHPPPNPNRVVWYQYVSNGYPLVYDNRHPNSVIDIFKGKTSRVYIDTYGKQCSLKIYPVQWSHHRQKIYPWVDPENVGRGTYRFFDTTVTIEVSDRAAKPNIRISGEMKVGQSVTVQCTVYHTCPTNPPTLSLNIPRQHHSVIHSVISGTTFKTTLTDTMEIVRDLQTVECSVRHTGGITARASKTLNAECSFFPLTIQSPSDEFLEGEARKVTCMVSYTCAKDLPSLTWNYGSMPASTDIKKSANTRFTAVSTLTFTASANDNGRSLTCYAQFNDGQRLEASRTLRVKRHMLSRGWSFTTPGSIRGMRGSCIIIPCRFNYSIAQPADLQVIWYLFQSNGYSPIYDKRQTVISKFTGITSLTGSALEWNCSLKIEKLKMSHNLDRLFPWIDKNPITSYHTQENTFYDKTTQLIISEHAQEPQLSLTIVPRVGEKSRVSCNVRHTCISGPPTLTISGINGNDHTMDTLVSEGIWERKVERTWPVKEEDQTVKCTVSYHGGQTATSELRLNAECPYEEIKMSEWPGEVMEGVAKSVICSLSYVCKKKRPTIVWNYKNMPSSFFIETISNNKYKAVSNLTFIGSLEDDGNSLNCTAHFVTGETSDSATIHVRRYEEPVEVLDSQETDSGCTSLCPQKSSCCHVISQVN from the exons ATGTCTGGATTTAGCCATTTACTCCTGAGCTTTTGTATTCTAG GTTACATTTTCTGCAGTTCTAATGCTTGGAATGTTAAGATGCAAAGGAATATCAAAGGATTGGTGGGTTCCTGCCTTGTCATCCCTTGCAGTTTTGACTACTATCAGCATCCACCTCCCAACCCCAATCGTGTGGTTTGGTACCAGTATGTGAGCAATGGTTATCCTTTGGTTTATGACAACCGGCATCCAAATTCTGTCATTGAcatatttaaaggaaaaacatcTAGAGTATATATTGATACATATGGCAAGCAATGCAGTCTAAAAATCTACCCAGTTCAATGGTCCCACCACAGACAGAAGATTTACCCCTGGGTAGATCCAGAGAATGTTGGGAGAGGCACCTATCGATTCTTTGATACAACTGTAACAATTGAAGTCTCAG ACAGGGCAGCGAAACCGAATATTAGAATCTCTGGAGAGATGAAAGTTGGACAGTCTGTGACAGTGCAATGCACTGTTTATCACACTTGCCCCACTAATCCACCCACTCTGAGTCTCAACATCCCACGGCAACACCACAGTGTAATTCATAGTGTAATTTCTGGTACCACTTTCAAAACTACCTTGACAGATACAATGGAAATAGTGAGAGACCTCCAAACTGTGGAGTGCTCTGTCCGGCACACTGGTGGTATCACTGCAAGAGCCTCTAAAACCTTAAATGCAGAAT GCTCCTTTTTTCCTTTGACTATCCAATCGCCATCTGATGAATTTCTTGAGGGAGAGGCAAGGAAGGTGACCTGCATGGTCTCATACACATGTGCAAAAGATTTGCCAAGCCTCACATGGAACTACGGTAGTATGCCAGCTTCAACTGATATCAAGAAAAGTGCAAATACTCGTTTTACTGCTGTCTCCACACTGACATTCACAGCATCAGCTAACGACAATGGAAGGTCTCTGACGTGCTATGCACAATTCAATGATGGTCAGAGGCTGGAAGCGAGCAGGACTCTACGTGTAAAGA gacATATGCTCTCTCGTGGTTGGTCCTTCACCACCCCTGGAAGCATCAGAGGCATGAGAGGCTCATGTATCATCATTCCTTGCAGATTCAATTACAGTATTGCCCAACCTGCTGACCTCCAAGTTATATGGTACTTGTTCCAGAGCAATGGATACTCACCTATATATGACAAAAGACAGACTGTTATTAGTAAATTTACAGGAATAACCAGCTTGACTGGATCTGCGCTGGAGTGGAATTGTAGTCTTAAGATTGAGAAACTGAAGATGTCACACAACCTGGACAGACTTTTCCCTTGGATAGACAAGAACCCTATTACCTCCTACCACACCCAGGAGAACACATTTTATGACAAAACCACTCAACTTATTATTTCTG AACATGCACAGGAACCACAGCTTAGCCTCACTATTGTTCCCAGAGTAGGGGAGAAGAGCCGAGTGTCTTGCAATGTGCGCCATACATGTATCTCTGGGCCCCCCACTCTGACCATAAGTGGTATAAATGGAAATGACCACACTATGGACACTCTGGTATCTGAAGGGATTTGGGAAAGGAAAGTAGAGCGAACTTGGCCTGTCAAAGAGGAGGACCAGACTGTGAAGTGTACTGTAAGCTATCATGGTGGTCAGACAGCTACAAGTGAACTCAGGCTGAATGCTGAAT GCCCATATGAAGAAATCAAAATGAGTGAATGGCCAGGAGAAGTAATGGAAGGTGTGGCAAAGAGCGTAATTTGTTCACTGTCCTACgtgtgcaagaaaaaaagaccAACTATCGTGTGGAACTACAAAAACATGCCTAGTTCCTTTTTCATCGAAACAATCAGCAACAATAAATATAAAGCAGTATCAAATTTAACCTTTATTGGCTCTCTTGAGGATGATGGTAATTCTTTGAATTGCACCGCTCACTTTGTCACTGGTGAGACCTCAGACTCTGCAACCATTCACGTAAGAA GATACGAGGAACCAGTCGAAGTATTAGATTCGCAGGAAACCGACAGTGGTTGTACGTCTTTATGCCCTCAAAAATCATCTTGCTGCCATGTTATCTCACAAGTGAATTGA
- the LOC124064718 gene encoding sialic acid-binding Ig-like lectin 13, whose amino-acid sequence MDKDIKMMVLLLFVAAITRPVVTRDWKAEVVQTLDALVTSCVVIPCTFTHPQEKLPTSRLRGIWQRSKNRDERIYYEDSTQVLENFRGRTRLLGQLGQDNCTLEITDIKDHDNGPFCFRIELARTETDTSTTDKFSFVDSCVTLTMLTDPPKPTLTHSKTAFQDQPYTVVCSVTHTCPSHMPTITWSRGTVDEITEDYKKLPIGLWQVDSILTFIPGENDDHSEITCTAKFHGRKESSSTLNLYLKRTTNYNHIIIPTVVGIATAVIFGVVCIFMIKKYKRRITELQNQDGSMWNRLSRISRRFRSGGPGPSSSDHRRPNRDMLDLGHISNSMNSKSCVDQKVNKPRFPSPKSQPKSCNYKEELDDGDDYINTADLNVYGNL is encoded by the exons ATggacaaagacataaaaatgatGGTACTCCTTCTGTTTGTGGCAG CCATTACTCGCCCTGTGGTTACTAGAGACTGGAAAGCCGAGGTTGTACAAACCCTTGATGCCCTGGTTACATCCTGTGTTGTGATACCCTGCACATTTACCCATCCTCAAGAAAAGCTCCCCACCTCCAGGCTCAGAGGGATCTGGCAACGTTCAAAAAATCGAGACGAACGCATCTATTACGAAGATAGCACTCAAGTCTTGGAAAATTTTAGGGGCCGCACACGATTGTTGGGACAACTTGGTCAGGACAACTGCACCTTAGAAATCACTGACATTAAAGATCATGACAACGGCCCTTTCTGCTTCCGAATTGAATTAGCACGAACAGAGACTGACACATCCACCACTGACAAGTTCTCCTTTGTTGACAGCTGTGTCACATTGACAATGCTCA ctgaTCCTCCAAAGCCTACACTGACTCACTCAAAGACAGCCTTTCAAGATCAGCCCTACACTGTCGTGTGTTCAGTAACCCATACCTGCCCATCCCATATGCCTACAATCACGTGGAGTAGGGGCACGGTAGATGAGATCACTGAGGATTACAAAAAACTTCCCATTGGTCTCTGGCAGGTAGATTCAATCCTCACATTCATTCCTGGGGAGAATGATGACCATAGTGAAATCACCTGCACAGCAAAATTTCATGGAAGAAAGGAATCCTCTTCAACACTGAACCTCTATTTAAAAC GTACAACAAACTACAACCACATCATCATTCCCACAGTGGTGGGGATTGCTACTGCTGTGATCTTTGGAGTCGTCTGCATTTTCATGATTAAGAAATACAA GAGACGCATCACAGAACTGCAAAATCAGGATGGCAG CATGTGGAACCGACTGTCCAGGATTTCTCGCAG GTTCCGTTCTGGTGGCCCTGGACCATCCAGTTCTGATCACAG AAGGCCAAACAGGGACATGTTGGATTTGGGCCATAT CTCCAATAGTATGAATTCAAAATCTTGTGTCGACCAGAAAGTCAATAAGCCTCGTTTCCCATCCCCCAAAAG CCAGCCAAAATCCTGCAATTACAAAGAG GAGCTGGATGATGGTGACGATTACATAAACACTGCCGATCTCAACGTCTATGGAAacctttga